Proteins encoded together in one Deinococcus irradiatisoli window:
- a CDS encoding ABC transporter substrate-binding protein — protein sequence MSRFFPAALLSLGLVASGVAGAQATTRTVHIGLGYIPNVQFTPFYVANRLGYFKAEGLDVEYQHGYVSALIPLLLQGKLDFVVGDPEDAIFARAAGQPVKYIMAMYQQVPVTVFSLAGKNIRTAADLKGKIIGLPGTFGSTYFALGALLDSAGLKESDVKLASIGFTQLEAVRGGRVDAAVGYVNNEVVNLKAAGVPVNTLDVTKAYPMVGVGIITTEKNLGGDLAKKVVRAAQRAMRFTITDPARAFQIGQKDFGSGGGTLSVLQASVPLMQSAVTKLNGLGYSDPAAWNKAVAYLQQQGKVPASAKASDFYSNAAISKTLK from the coding sequence ATGTCACGCTTCTTCCCTGCCGCGCTGCTCAGCCTGGGTCTGGTCGCTTCCGGCGTCGCCGGCGCCCAGGCGACCACCCGCACCGTTCACATCGGCCTGGGCTACATTCCCAACGTGCAGTTCACGCCGTTTTACGTCGCCAACCGCCTGGGTTACTTCAAGGCCGAGGGGTTGGACGTCGAGTACCAGCACGGCTACGTCTCGGCCCTGATTCCGCTGCTGCTGCAGGGCAAGCTCGACTTCGTGGTGGGCGACCCGGAAGACGCCATCTTCGCGCGCGCCGCCGGCCAGCCGGTCAAGTACATCATGGCGATGTACCAGCAGGTGCCGGTGACGGTCTTCAGCTTGGCGGGCAAGAACATCCGCACGGCGGCGGATTTGAAGGGCAAGATCATTGGGCTGCCCGGCACCTTTGGCAGCACCTACTTCGCCCTCGGCGCGCTACTCGATTCGGCCGGGCTCAAGGAAAGCGACGTCAAGCTGGCCTCGATCGGCTTTACCCAGCTCGAAGCGGTGCGCGGCGGCCGGGTGGACGCGGCGGTGGGCTACGTCAACAACGAGGTGGTGAACCTCAAGGCGGCGGGCGTGCCGGTGAATACCCTCGACGTAACCAAGGCCTACCCGATGGTCGGGGTGGGCATCATCACCACCGAGAAAAACCTCGGCGGCGACCTCGCCAAGAAGGTGGTGCGCGCCGCCCAGCGGGCCATGCGCTTTACCATCACCGATCCAGCCCGCGCCTTTCAGATCGGGCAAAAGGATTTCGGCAGCGGCGGCGGGACCCTCAGCGTGTTGCAGGCCAGCGTGCCGCTGATGCAGAGCGCGGTAACCAAACTCAACGGTCTGGGGTACAGCGACCCCGCCGCCTGGAACAAGGCCGTGGCGTACCTGCAGCAGCAGGGCAAGGTGCCGGCCAGCGCCAAGGCCAGCGACTTTTACAGCAACGCGGCCATCAGCAAGACGCTGAAGTGA
- a CDS encoding glycerol-3-phosphate acyltransferase: MPGVIVFLVLLAAYLLGSVVFGVIYSHWRGDEVRGRDMPGGSGMFRQYGLGPALAISLLDILKGVLAAYLALRFAPEWAWAAMFLVIIGHCYPVFFHFSGGGGIAPMLGALLIVAPRTLLVMVLLSLIVMPLYKFTLQKKIGLNVIPFMSAVVLPLSVIASLWLGGTLALVAGGIGMAVRSVQLLIEDGKLGRKAA, translated from the coding sequence ATGCCGGGCGTGATTGTCTTTCTGGTGCTGCTGGCGGCGTATCTGCTCGGCTCGGTCGTCTTCGGCGTGATTTACTCGCACTGGCGCGGCGATGAGGTGCGCGGGCGCGACATGCCCGGCGGCAGCGGGATGTTCCGGCAGTACGGTCTGGGGCCGGCCCTGGCCATTTCGCTGCTCGATATTCTCAAAGGTGTACTGGCGGCGTATCTGGCGCTGCGCTTCGCACCGGAATGGGCCTGGGCGGCGATGTTTCTGGTGATCATCGGTCACTGTTACCCGGTGTTCTTTCATTTCAGCGGCGGCGGCGGCATCGCGCCGATGCTGGGCGCGCTCCTGATCGTCGCGCCGCGCACCCTGCTGGTGATGGTGCTGCTCTCCTTGATCGTGATGCCGCTGTACAAGTTCACGCTGCAAAAGAAAATCGGCCTCAACGTGATTCCCTTCATGTCGGCGGTGGTCTTGCCGCTGAGCGTGATCGCCTCGCTGTGGCTGGGCGGCACCCTGGCGCTGGTCGCCGGCGGCATCGGCATGGCGGTGCGCTCGGTGCAGCTCCTGATCGAGGACGGCAAGCTGGGGAGAAAAGCGGCGTGA
- a CDS encoding copper amine oxidase N-terminal domain-containing protein: MLFRLLCFFLTLCWASVASAAASAQLQAVTDQPAALLNGQPAQLKNPPRLVQGRTFLPLLETAALLGQPVAQDGVLLRLGRLLVDSRDLNAALGGAPQPTDSVSLIGGTVYVNARLLADGLGANLSFADDGRSLTLTALPVGGDPLVPQARFSTDKSSYAPGEKVIYTDYPFDPDGADIVSRKWSNKRDVFFQPGTYAVTLQVTNALGLVSAPFTRTLTVSGEAVDTPLTYALKYAETGESFPDSAVNTYPLVGSVSSATSAVPLIFSNSPEAPAQSGLLYQDSFSGRARLLAYHLNALSKPARLYVVARSLESRPLDITTERLGETAPTRIEGQLGQVTLLDYFAGMSPQRVTLQPGESVAIYASPTLSPGSGVNVLQDIDASGRVELTFALLEEDLLPSSQVLQQLPYLGADGKHQRGTFPSAVKVIRAQLTALPARLVIGDGQIDPAILGTDALSGQPVRLSGSYGVLYDIQLSGASGVAVALSPRGGLYRGAMNVKDGLIQQTVKLPRSGAALTPDRPSLLWRAQSDQLSIDFVPASGSNLPISLVFYPARVPNTTNGQLKTYTP; encoded by the coding sequence ATGCTGTTTCGTCTGCTTTGCTTTTTCCTGACCCTGTGCTGGGCCAGCGTGGCCTCGGCTGCCGCTTCGGCGCAGCTTCAGGCGGTGACCGATCAGCCGGCGGCGCTGCTCAACGGCCAGCCGGCCCAGCTCAAGAATCCGCCGCGCCTGGTGCAGGGACGCACCTTTTTGCCGCTGCTGGAAACGGCGGCGCTGCTGGGCCAGCCGGTGGCGCAAGACGGAGTGCTGCTGCGCCTGGGGCGCCTGCTGGTCGACAGCCGCGACCTCAACGCGGCCCTGGGCGGCGCGCCCCAGCCCACCGACAGCGTCAGCCTCATCGGCGGGACGGTGTACGTGAATGCCCGGCTGCTGGCCGACGGCCTGGGCGCCAACCTGTCCTTTGCCGACGACGGGCGCAGCCTGACCCTGACCGCCCTGCCGGTGGGCGGCGATCCGCTGGTCCCCCAGGCGCGCTTCAGCACCGACAAGAGCAGCTACGCGCCCGGCGAGAAAGTCATCTACACCGATTATCCCTTCGATCCCGACGGCGCGGACATCGTCAGCCGCAAGTGGAGCAACAAGCGCGACGTGTTCTTTCAGCCGGGCACCTACGCCGTGACGCTGCAGGTCACCAACGCGCTCGGTCTGGTGAGCGCGCCGTTTACCCGCACCCTGACCGTCAGCGGCGAAGCGGTCGACACCCCGCTGACCTACGCCCTCAAGTACGCCGAGACCGGCGAGAGTTTCCCCGACAGCGCCGTCAACACCTACCCGCTGGTGGGCAGCGTGTCGAGCGCCACCTCGGCGGTGCCGCTGATCTTTTCCAACAGCCCCGAGGCGCCCGCCCAGAGCGGCCTGCTGTACCAGGACAGCTTCTCGGGCCGCGCCCGACTGCTGGCCTACCACCTCAATGCCCTGAGCAAGCCGGCCCGGTTGTACGTGGTGGCGCGCAGCTTGGAATCGCGCCCGCTGGACATCACCACTGAGCGCCTCGGCGAAACCGCGCCGACCCGCATCGAGGGGCAGCTCGGCCAGGTCACGCTGCTCGATTACTTCGCCGGCATGTCGCCGCAGCGCGTAACCCTCCAGCCCGGCGAGTCGGTGGCGATCTATGCCAGCCCCACCCTCAGCCCCGGCAGCGGCGTCAACGTGCTGCAGGACATCGACGCTTCGGGCCGCGTCGAGCTGACCTTCGCCCTGCTGGAAGAAGACCTGCTGCCCAGCAGCCAGGTGCTTCAGCAACTGCCGTACCTCGGCGCCGACGGCAAGCACCAGCGCGGCACCTTTCCCAGCGCGGTCAAGGTCATTCGCGCCCAGCTCACGGCGCTGCCGGCCCGGCTGGTCATCGGCGACGGACAGATCGACCCGGCCATTCTCGGCACCGACGCGCTCAGCGGCCAGCCGGTGCGCCTGAGCGGCAGCTACGGCGTGCTGTACGACATTCAGCTCAGCGGTGCCAGCGGAGTGGCGGTGGCGCTCAGCCCCCGGGGCGGACTCTACCGGGGCGCCATGAACGTGAAAGACGGCCTGATTCAGCAAACTGTCAAGCTGCCCCGCAGCGGCGCGGCCCTGACCCCCGACCGGCCCAGCTTGCTGTGGCGCGCCCAGAGTGACCAGCTCTCGATCGACTTCGTGCCGGCCAGCGGCAGCAATTTGCCGATCAGCTTGGTGTTCTATCCGGCCCGCGTGCCCAACACCACCAACGGGCAGCTCAAGACCTACACGCCCTGA
- the dprA gene encoding DNA-processing protein DprA — MSRSPGPTSTVTSVDTDAELLALLTLRFTPGLGPRRTEALRRHFGTARAVLGAPPAQLREVPGLDRKSLGAIGMPGLGARAEQELQRAQSAGVQVLGRGLPGYPAALEALQDPPAILWVRGPDLPQEVVPRAVGVVGTRTASQYALMLSRQLSGDLARAGVNIVSGLARGIDSAAHQAALDAGGVSTALLGCGVDVIYPAENARLAARLTLVSEYPLGTRPATHHFPQRNRLIAALSAGSIVVEGNQKSGAMITATHALECGRTVFAVPGRAGDPLAAGPHRLLREGAVLTERAEDVLDELGWSGATAAPPDLSPEQALVYNALPPLGAALLDDVATRSGLDLSQTQLALTMLGLCGLVEEQGGRYLRR; from the coding sequence GTGAGCCGTTCTCCCGGGCCGACCTCCACCGTCACCTCTGTGGACACCGACGCCGAGCTGCTGGCCCTGCTGACCCTGCGCTTCACGCCGGGCCTGGGACCGAGACGCACCGAAGCGCTGCGGCGGCATTTCGGTACGGCCCGCGCGGTCCTCGGCGCGCCGCCAGCACAGCTGCGCGAGGTGCCGGGCCTGGACCGCAAGTCGCTGGGCGCCATAGGCATGCCGGGCCTGGGCGCGCGGGCCGAGCAGGAACTTCAGCGCGCCCAGAGCGCCGGCGTGCAGGTGCTGGGCCGGGGCCTGCCCGGCTATCCGGCAGCGCTTGAGGCCCTGCAGGACCCGCCAGCCATCTTGTGGGTACGCGGTCCTGACCTGCCGCAGGAAGTGGTGCCGCGCGCCGTGGGCGTGGTCGGCACCCGCACCGCCAGCCAGTACGCCCTGATGCTTTCCCGCCAGCTCTCCGGCGATCTGGCGCGGGCCGGCGTGAACATCGTCAGCGGGCTGGCACGCGGCATCGACAGCGCGGCCCACCAGGCGGCCCTCGACGCAGGCGGAGTCAGCACCGCGCTGCTCGGCTGCGGCGTGGACGTGATCTACCCGGCCGAGAACGCCCGGCTGGCCGCCCGCCTGACGCTGGTGAGCGAGTACCCGCTGGGCACCCGGCCCGCCACCCACCACTTTCCGCAGCGCAACCGCCTGATCGCCGCGCTCTCGGCCGGAAGCATCGTCGTCGAGGGGAACCAAAAAAGCGGGGCGATGATCACCGCCACCCACGCGCTCGAATGCGGGCGCACGGTGTTCGCGGTGCCGGGCCGGGCCGGCGATCCGCTGGCCGCCGGGCCGCACCGCCTGCTGCGCGAGGGCGCGGTGCTCACCGAGCGGGCCGAGGACGTGCTGGACGAACTCGGCTGGAGCGGCGCCACGGCGGCCCCGCCAGACCTCAGCCCCGAACAGGCGCTGGTGTACAACGCCCTGCCGCCGCTCGGCGCGGCGCTGCTCGACGACGTGGCCACTCGGAGCGGCCTGGACCTCAGCCAGACGCAGCTGGCACTGACGATGCTGGGGCTCTGCGGACTGGTGGAGGAGCAGGGCGGGCGCTACCTGCGGCGCTGA
- a CDS encoding DinB family protein yields the protein MSDQDWRAGLLFVLREAVEGGQPGQGTAFLDGTQADGSGNHGLAATLAGLTAAQASTPTALGLSVAAHAAHLAYHLEVLRRWEDGERGPFDWPGSFGSGQVAPAEWAALQERVQTAYRAVVEWAGRRGEWNEDAAGALAGALAHLTYHIGALRQVIKLLD from the coding sequence ATGAGCGACCAAGATTGGCGGGCCGGCCTCCTCTTCGTGCTGCGTGAAGCGGTCGAGGGCGGACAACCCGGCCAGGGCACGGCGTTTCTCGATGGTACCCAGGCCGACGGCAGCGGCAACCATGGGCTGGCGGCCACCCTCGCCGGCCTCACGGCGGCGCAGGCCAGCACGCCCACTGCACTGGGCCTGAGCGTGGCGGCCCACGCTGCCCACCTGGCCTACCATCTGGAAGTGCTGCGGCGCTGGGAAGACGGCGAGCGTGGCCCCTTCGACTGGCCCGGCAGCTTCGGGAGCGGTCAGGTCGCGCCCGCAGAGTGGGCCGCCCTACAGGAGCGGGTGCAGACCGCTTACCGCGCCGTGGTCGAATGGGCCGGGAGGCGCGGCGAGTGGAACGAGGACGCGGCCGGCGCGCTGGCCGGTGCCCTGGCCCACCTCACCTACCACATCGGCGCGCTGCGTCAGGTGATCAAGCTGCTCGATTAA
- a CDS encoding acetamidase/formamidase family protein, whose translation MPTFQLGRNTVHTVWDASLAPAVRVEPGDTVVLDTLDASYGEVARRVERGEYPVASPDLHRVIVQSVYAPQPPTGGQRGHPLTGPVFVEGARPGDTLVVEVLAVEAASWGWTGAQPNGIGLLDAELAGELGNGYRHFWDLRAGTHSDFLPGIRLPLAPFPGVLGVAPGAPGPHLTSPPRRVGGNMDIRQLVAGSTLYLPVEVPGALLSAGDLHAAQGDGELSGTGIEMEGRLTLRLSLKRDWAIDSPQLLTPPEPTALWQGGSYLVSGHAPDLMEAARIALRGLLDHLKREYGLSTAHAYVLSSACVDLRISQIVDAPNWTVSALLPLSIFL comes from the coding sequence ATGCCGACGTTCCAGCTGGGCCGGAACACGGTTCACACTGTCTGGGACGCCTCGCTCGCGCCTGCCGTGCGGGTAGAGCCCGGCGACACGGTGGTACTCGACACCCTGGACGCCTCCTACGGCGAGGTGGCCCGCCGGGTCGAACGCGGCGAGTACCCGGTGGCCTCGCCGGACCTGCACCGGGTCATCGTGCAGAGCGTGTATGCGCCGCAGCCGCCGACGGGCGGGCAGCGCGGCCACCCGCTGACTGGGCCGGTGTTCGTCGAGGGCGCCCGGCCCGGCGACACCCTGGTCGTCGAGGTGCTGGCCGTGGAAGCCGCCAGCTGGGGCTGGACCGGCGCCCAGCCGAACGGCATCGGCCTGCTCGACGCCGAACTGGCGGGTGAACTGGGCAACGGCTACCGGCACTTCTGGGATTTGCGCGCCGGTACCCACAGCGACTTCCTGCCGGGCATCCGGCTGCCGCTGGCGCCATTTCCCGGCGTGCTGGGGGTGGCGCCCGGCGCGCCCGGCCCGCACCTCACCAGCCCGCCGCGCCGGGTGGGCGGCAACATGGACATCCGGCAACTGGTGGCCGGCAGCACGCTGTACCTGCCGGTGGAAGTGCCGGGCGCCCTGCTCAGCGCCGGGGACCTCCACGCCGCGCAGGGCGACGGGGAGCTCAGCGGCACCGGCATCGAGATGGAAGGCCGGCTGACCCTGCGCCTCTCGCTGAAACGTGACTGGGCCATCGACAGTCCCCAGCTCCTGACCCCGCCGGAACCCACCGCGCTGTGGCAGGGCGGCTCGTACCTGGTCAGCGGCCACGCCCCGGACCTGATGGAAGCGGCCCGCATCGCCCTGCGCGGCCTGCTGGACCACCTCAAACGCGAGTACGGCCTGAGCACTGCGCATGCCTACGTGCTGTCCAGCGCCTGCGTGGACCTGCGCATCAGCCAGATCGTGGACGCGCCGAACTGGACCGTCAGTGCCCTGCTGCCGCTGAGCATCTTTCTTTAA
- a CDS encoding roadblock/LC7 domain-containing protein produces the protein MPNPVFQLAVRSLSKVVSGRAAETMLNASLRDLKLLPETVTPRDMQRVLAGPLERRLSQIMPGTAAFDHLRSLSRRIERMDMKDSTLFDQSARTVIWDQEEEDDETDLPAPPPRRAAPGSSEQTQDLYAPGAGAPGSRFDQDEPRAQPLGRREESVSNRRADVPDPQQSRMDPDGSPQSPELSAEEFGADDFSAEDFEFSDPEYGHLQAASKAYALSTPQGQDALLYELARHAGVQTVVLCNTAGQVLSVRAPQGAPQLGSVVAATALLFRQRELKLLSVDLGNATVCMRVVGEYCVALLARGNVNVGRLLTELQQIEVAA, from the coding sequence ATGCCGAATCCCGTCTTTCAGCTCGCGGTCCGCTCTTTGTCCAAGGTGGTCTCCGGGCGCGCCGCCGAGACCATGCTGAACGCGTCGCTGCGTGACCTGAAGCTGCTGCCGGAGACGGTCACGCCCCGCGACATGCAGCGGGTGCTGGCCGGACCTCTGGAGCGCCGGTTGTCTCAGATCATGCCCGGCACCGCCGCGTTCGATCACCTGCGTTCGCTTTCGCGCCGCATCGAGCGTATGGACATGAAAGACTCGACCTTGTTCGACCAAAGTGCCCGTACGGTGATCTGGGATCAGGAGGAAGAGGACGATGAAACCGACCTGCCCGCGCCGCCGCCCCGCCGCGCCGCCCCGGGAAGTTCCGAGCAGACCCAGGACCTGTATGCTCCGGGCGCAGGTGCGCCGGGCAGCCGTTTTGACCAGGATGAACCGCGTGCCCAGCCGCTGGGCCGAAGAGAGGAGAGCGTGAGCAACCGCCGTGCCGATGTGCCTGACCCCCAGCAAAGCCGGATGGACCCGGACGGTTCCCCGCAAAGCCCCGAATTGAGCGCCGAGGAGTTCGGCGCGGACGACTTCAGCGCCGAGGATTTCGAATTCAGCGATCCGGAATACGGCCACCTGCAGGCCGCCAGCAAGGCCTACGCCCTGAGCACGCCGCAGGGCCAGGACGCGCTGCTCTACGAACTCGCCCGGCACGCCGGGGTGCAGACGGTGGTGCTGTGCAACACGGCCGGGCAGGTGCTGAGCGTGCGCGCGCCGCAGGGGGCGCCGCAACTCGGCAGCGTGGTGGCCGCCACCGCGCTGCTGTTTCGCCAGCGCGAACTCAAGCTGCTGAGCGTCGATCTGGGCAACGCCACCGTGTGTATGCGGGTGGTGGGCGAGTACTGCGTGGCCTTGCTGGCGCGCGGCAACGTGAACGTGGGGCGGCTGCTCACCGAGCTGCAACAGATCGAGGTGGCGGCGTGA
- the tsaE gene encoding tRNA (adenosine(37)-N6)-threonylcarbamoyltransferase complex ATPase subunit type 1 TsaE, whose product MLPGQSAELDHEAAQRAFGASLAPLLSPGAVLFLEGELGAGKTTLAQGLLAALGFGGLVSSPTYALMQLYPTPEGPALHVDAYRVRQVQELYEMDLERLIEDARLSVIEWGQGLYADFPEAWILRLEHRPQGRRVTRLR is encoded by the coding sequence ATGTTGCCTGGCCAGAGCGCCGAACTCGACCACGAAGCGGCCCAGCGCGCTTTCGGGGCGTCGCTGGCGCCGCTGCTGTCGCCGGGCGCGGTGCTGTTTCTGGAAGGTGAACTCGGCGCCGGCAAAACCACCCTGGCGCAGGGCCTGCTGGCCGCGCTGGGGTTCGGTGGTTTGGTAAGCAGCCCGACCTACGCCCTGATGCAGCTCTACCCGACGCCAGAAGGCCCGGCGCTGCACGTGGACGCTTACCGGGTGCGGCAGGTGCAGGAACTCTACGAGATGGACCTGGAGCGCTTGATCGAGGACGCGCGGCTGAGCGTGATCGAGTGGGGGCAGGGGTTGTACGCGGACTTTCCCGAGGCCTGGATTCTGCGCCTGGAGCACCGGCCGCAGGGCCGACGGGTGACGCGGCTGCGCTGA